CGCGTCTTCCTtatgggttcaagctggaacacaagaggttccacttaaatttgagaagaaacttcttctcagtgagggtgacggaacactggaacaggctgcccaggggggttgtggattctccttctctggagacattcaaaacccgcctggacgccttcctgtgtaacctcacctgggtgttcctgccctggcagggggattggactggatgatctttcgaggtcccttccaatccctgacattctgtgattctgtgattccttggCTCCTCACCCGCCTCCCACAAACCCCCGGCGCCTCCGCATCTCCGGCCTCTCAGGTGCAGCTTTTCTGGGTACGGCCCGAGCTCTTTAGCAGCCGGCACCATCGGGTCCTCTCCAAAGAGGGTTAAGTTGCTTTTTCAGACACGTGGGGAATTAAGGGCACTCAGCCGGCACGGTGACCTGCCGGGCACGGGGACAGGGCACGGGGTGGGTTGAAGAGGGATCACACCAGCTCACCCAGAACCACCGCAAAGTGCAGGATCTGCTGCCCACGCGCTGATTTTCTTTGCTCCAGGACTAGCGCGGATCAAACCCGGGAAAATCCCGTTTGCTGAACTTCTGAAACAGACGTTTGACTTGCAAATACCCAGACGGCTCGACCAACCCCGTGGTTTAACTGTGAGCAGCAGGTACCTCCTACAGTCACCCCACGACAGCTTTACAACGCACAGAGCTACACACTGAGTTCCACCAACGAGCAAAACCTGCAAACCCCGCGGGGTTTTCTGACCTCTGGGAATCTCTGGCCTCATTCTACCCTTGTGGGCACTGCTACGTAACGGCACTGACAAACCCTTCATCCACAGCAAACGATTTAACGAGAATGATGGGATTTTATTTCATGGGTTTCTTGCTATTGTTACTGCTTAAAAAATACCTTGAAATCAGGTAATTCCTCACCAAACGCTGTGCTTCCCTCGCTGCTCTGGTTTAGGGGACGATGGTGTCGGGCAGCTCAGCACCATCTCTTGGTCCGTTTGGGGTTTCCTGTTGTACTAAATCAACTTTTTGCTGTTTGCCCAATGAGATTCTTGCCTGTGACTATGGAAAAGAGGATAATGTGGCTATTTGCAAGGTAAATGTAACATTTCTTAAACAACCAAATTTTGCTGCCTCCAATTTGCACAGAGTGTAAGAGATTAAAACAGAAACACCGACCAGCAGTTTTAGTacttgaaaattttattttctcaaatgaGCACCAACACATATTGTAAATATGACAAACAATACATCTCCCTCTAATACTGAAGAACTATTTACAATGTACAAACACATGAAAAGGTGAAAAccaattatttcaaaacaaacaattGCATTTATTACCGAAGCAAACAACCTGAAAGAAtatgccaaaaaataaaattaaaacaagatcaaggaaataaaagtataCACAGTTTGTAAACACAAGAGCATCAACAGACAGGCTGGTATTGGAAATATCGTCCTTCAGTTTTGTCAGTGGGGAAAGCATTCCCATTtccttacaaaaacaaaacaaaggataCATACAGTTCGTAACTATGAGAACAGCTTATTTGTGGTTGTACCTTACACAATGCCATTCTGCTTGCATTTAAATAtgtcgtttgttttttttctgaattcaagGTGATTTTGTTTCCCCTCTCCTGCTCACTCTTTTCAAACAGGATTCTGCAAAATCTCTGTTTAGCGCCATTGTTTTCTGAGCATTTAACTTCCGAGGCGTCTCACCTGTGAGAAGAGGCTCCTTCCCACTGAGCCGAGCTCTGGTTCTGCCAACCTGGTCACCCCCCCCGGGTTTGGGTGTCACCTCCTCATCCAAGAACGGGTTCCCATGGAAACGTGATGCTCTCCCCGCCGCACGGCAGTGCAGTGAAATGCATGATGAACACACTCACATACCAGTTAGAAAAACGCACACAGAGAAAATTCTCACTTGATCATCACAAGAACAAGAGATTTCAttcagaggttttgtttttgttttgttttgtttttttttcttctgtatatcTTTAAATTGTGTGCACCAAAACCAGAGAATTAAAGAGCGTGCAACAGTTATTCAACACTGAAAACAGCTCCTTGCTCAGCAAAACACAGTCCAGTGGTTTGTGCTGTTGGTCCACTTTGGGATAAACGAGACTCAATGAATCAAAAATGAagaagggggggaaaggggaggttaaagacagaaaggaaaacagaaaaaaacatgaacttTACTGCCACAGAGGTAAACTTTTACTCTGTTAGGTAGCAgcctggtttaaaaaaaaaagaaaaaaaaacccaaacaaaaccaaaacacaaccaaataacaaaaaaccctaaagaaAACCAGGATCCATGTCCAAAGacttatgttttaaaaacaatgacTAGATAGAAACCTCCATCCTCCATCCCTGCTGCCTCCAAGCAACTGGAAACAGCAATTCGGAGGCTGCAGCTTGTACTCAATCCCGTTTTCTGAATCTCAACATCTACCTCACTCCAGCCAATACTGGTGCAAGAGAAAATCTCGGGCCTGGCTCCTCCAAACCAGATCTCCCCGGGGAAGCCGAGCCCAGATGGGACCCACTGGTTTTTGGGGGACTCGTCAGGGGATCTCACACGGGACCTCGGGCACTAAATAAAAGTGGTTTGCCCATAATTCCAGCTCCTGGTGCCCTCTCTAAGTGTCCGGAGCCACCTCGTGTCCCACACACGGGGACCACAGGCTGCTGTCCCCAACCCGGCACCGCTGCTGTCCCCAACCCGGCACCACTGCTGTCCCCAACCCACACCGCTGTTGTCCCCAACCCGCCACCGCTGCTGTCCCCAACCCGCCACCGCTGCTGTCCCCAACCTGCCACCGCTGCTGTCCCCAACCCGCCACCGCTGCTGTCCCCAACCCGCACCGCTGCTGTCCCCAACCCGCCACCGCTGCTGTCCCCAACCCGCACCGCTGTTGTCCCCAACCCGCACCGCTGTTGTCCCCAACCCGGCACCGCTGTTGTCCCCAACCCGCACCGCTGTTGTCCCCAACCCGCACCGCTGCTGTCCCCAACCCGCACCGCTGCTGTCCCCAACCCGCCGCCGCTGTTGTCCCCAACCCACCACCGCTGTTGTCCCCAACCCGCCACCGCTGCTGTCCCCAACCTGCCACCGCTGTTGTCCCCAACCCAGCACCGCTGCTGTCCCCAACCCGCCACCGCTGCTGTCCCCAACCCGCCACCGCTGCTGTCCCCAACCTGCCACCGCTGCTGTCCCCAACCCGCCACCGCTGCTGTCCCCAACCCAGCACCGCTGCTGTCCCCAACCCGCCATCGCTGTTGTCCCCAACCTGCCACCGCTGCTGTCCCCAACCCAGCACCGCTGCTGTCCCCAACCCGCCACCGCTGCTGTCCCCAACCCGCCACCGCTGCTGTCCCCAACCCAGCACCGCTGCTGTCCCCAACCCGGCACCGCCCGCCCCGGACACCAATCCTGCGGGATGGAAGCAGGAGCGACTCCCCCTCCTGCCACGTCCAGAGTTAAAACGGATCAACTTAAGAGGACAACGTATATGATGActtttgtttccctttaaacacattttccaacaaatacagaaggaaacagTATCAtttataaacaacaaaaaagtgctCTCAGGGAGGGGCTCTGAGAAAACAGCACCAAAtatattatctttttaaaaaaattaaataatatttacaaaagTATATTTcacaagataattttttttcacgCTTTGTATATATTATCATCTGAATATTTATTACAGGGATCAGGATTTCACACCAGATAATCCACCAGAGCAAAACGATTTAAAAACTTACTCAAGCCTGAGCTTAGGGGGAGGCGGGGGTGATGTAAACTCAAGGATAACGCAGCTTGCCAGAGACGAGGctgccacattaaaaaaatcaagaggcAAAACTCGCTGCGGTTGGTGTTTTCTCAAGGATGTCACCCGGGGAAAGCAGCACTGGAGGGATGCGGGGAGCGAGGTTCTTTGGTTATGCTCTGAATAAATCACTGTACGAGCCACCGATTCAGCCTGTGCTGGGTGTGGTGGCACAACGTACGGATCCCATCACCCGTGGGGTCACCAGCTCCCAAAACTGTTGCGTGTCTCAACGCAGCAAGTGACAGATGAGTTAGCAGCGGAATAAGAAGCGCTTCGTATTTAATGGACACGCAGCAGAGAACAAACGCCAATGAGCCTCACGAGCCCATTTTTCCCTATCTCCCCGGACAGTGCATTAAAGTCACTCTACCTATAATTCTCTGGGTGTTGGGGACGTTCACAGGCacatatattctttttttgtatCGGGGCTTGAGGTGAGATTCTCAGCAAGCGTGAATCTGTGGATGCTGATGGGACAAAACCAATTAAAACCAGATTAAGATCTTGCTGTATTCAAGCTTAGACTGGTTGCCATTAAAAGCGTAAACCCTGTGAACAGTTAAAACCAGCCCGATCTGATGGATCCTTGTCCTTTCTTGTCCCAAATACATGGATAAAAACATTTACGCCTGGTAGCTCTCTGCAGTAAGTGCGCTTGTTTCTCAGAGCAGTCCTCTAGACAGGCCTGCCttttttatagctttttaaTGGGTGATTACCCTAAATACCAACAGAAAACCACGAGCCCATGTATGCTCTTTCTCTCACTCTCATACATTAATGATTTGGGGTTATCTCTTGCTTCTCCCAGCTCCAAACAGATCCCCCTAAGGCTTCACACCCGGGAAGACCGAAGAGCTCTCCAAACAACACAGATTATTCCCCACTAGCTAAAACCCAATAAATCGTTGTGGATCAGCAAccaaaaacaggaaaatgggaCCAGGCCAGTGCCAAAATCAACAAGGTAGTGTGAATTTTTGATTTCTATTCGATTTTTTTCACTAAAGGGAATGCGGGTGATTgattcaagagaaaaaacagccttTGCTGAGACGGGCCATCAGGTTTGGGTTTCAGCACAAGGACCCAACAGGTAAAGTCCACCCTGATCCATAAGTAGCGTCTCTGCTCACATCtccttgttttatttgaaattactttctcACCGCCAGCTCTGTCCTGATCCCCACAGCCAACTGAGAGTATGGTGGGGTGGGGGTGACAACAGCTTCGGTTTCGTAAGGAGCTACAAACCCCTGCACAAGACTCTTTCCTTCTGGATTAAGAAAGATTTCCCCCAGTGGATTAACCTACTTGAAAGAAttccacaaacaaaaagaaaactcacTCAGAGAGATAAAAACTAATTCGGTTAAATAGTCTTGGAGTTATGCACCAGATACTGGCTGGACTGTTGCAGAGCAAACTTCACATTGTCATTTACGTCTAACACAGCTCCTCTCTCACATACCAGGTCCCTTCCCCACCAACCACCTTGGGAAGGTCCAcgttaattaaaatgaaaaaattaaaatgggaaGGACTTGTCCCTTGCAGTTATGACACCCACATCTACCCCTCCCCTTTAAACTCCAAGGCATGGACCATTTCAGGGGTAGGAGGAAGatgtttagtttcttttttctttcccatcccCCTGTGCCTGCAACAGGCTCCTGGGAGCcgggaaaaaagagggaaggtTTTGGGGAGGATACCTCATGGCTTGAAATATCCACCTGTGCAACACTGCTACAAGTGCCGGGCTCCTCCGCTCCCCACTCTCGCACCATTTCCGTCAGCTCCAAGAGCAGAGCTGATGGCTGGGGCCTGGGATTTAAGAAAAAGATTCTGTAACAGCATTTTCCCACTTGCACTTGTGAGGGGTTGGTGAAAGACCCCCAAGGATGCTCAGTGGAGGCCAGGAAATCAAGGGGCACCCTGCGTGACGAAGtttgtccccatccttctctatgctatttcctctttcttgcccAGCACGTGCCTCTATTTCCCCTCTGTCGTATCTTCTAAGCAGCAGCTCCAACCCCTTGTGCCTTAGGcagttttctcctcctctccgaGGGGCTCGGTAGTCAGGATTTGGTTTCTGCAGCGGTGGGGATGCTCCCCACAGCTGTGTTCTGTTGGGATGTTCGGCCTACCTACCTACCCTGAAACGGCGAGGGAAAGGAGAGGCGCGGGACCTCTCCAGCCTTCGGGTCCTCCCCCACCAAACAACAAGTTCACAAATGGCAAACGAAACACAGAATTGCGATCAGCTTGCGGGGGGAACTGGTTGTGACTTGTGCTCAGCCAGCTTAGACTGAAGCTCCAGCGACGGAGCGGCGGTTTTACGATTCGGAGAGAACGCAGCCGTGAGGTATTTTTCTGTCCATTTAGACAAGTAGATAGTTTCAAGCCTTGGTTAACCAGGACTTAAAGGAGAAGAGTTTCAACTTGTGATGACTCCCCTTCGGGCCCACTCCCCACCCCCTATCACCTTCTCCTGCCCAAAACTCAGGTCTTCCTCCCGCACCGAGACCTTCTGATAAAATGCCACCACAGAGCCAACTTCGGTTTGTACTTAAACATTCGTCAACATGGAATGGCTGTCGGGCGTTCGGTGCATTCTCTTAGCCAACGCCAGAACACAGAGAGAAGCAGCCAGGGTCAACTCACAAACAGATACAAagcaaagagacagagagacagaaatttAGAGGCCAGTCACCAATAAAGATGGAGAAGGGTGTGAAGATGCTCCCAAATTGCAGAGCCTCTAAATGCATGGAACCAAGCGTTCAGTCACTCTCTCACTCTTGGATATAATGTTCGGTTGGATGGCATTCTCTTACACGCTGGTAGGGCTGGGCTCTTTCCGTTCAATCCCAGCCATTATCCTTGATCATGTGAGCTAGTTCAATGATGTATTTGCCTTCTTTATACTTCTGGCTGCTTTCAAAAGCGtgttcctaaaaaaaaaaaaacaagggaGAAAGAATGAGATCAAGATGGTATCTGAAGGTAAAGTCGCTGTTACAGATCAGATCCAGGAATGCTGGTACAAGTCTTGTCTACAGAGTACAACAGTCAAAGTGCAGGTTCCCCTCTTGGCTTTCAGGAAAATTACGTTGGAAGAGTCTCAAATCCTGTTTCTAGCCGTCTTTATAGACAGACGTCTGCTTGCACCTGCAGAAACAGGCGGTGCTGCAACGCTGCAGAACTAAGCGAGGAAATCCATGGGACCCCTGAGCAGGAGGGACTCCAGTTCCTGAGGCTGCGCCCTCAACAGCAGTTCGGCTCTGCTCAGGTGCGCATTATCCGTGTGCACCAAACGCACCCCAGAAAATGTAGCTCTGTCACCACAGAGGCTTGGGCTCACTGCTGCGTTTAcgaaattttgtattttgttttacaataaCCTCAATTTATGTACTTCGTGTCCTTCTCCATTTGTGAGATCCATGCTGTGTTTCTGCATGAATTCCTACCACATCAATTTTTGATGCTTTACTTTTTATAGCCTTCCAACTGATTTattaaagaatatttctgtCCAGAGGCCACAGATACAATATATGTTTTGTACAGACACTGGCCAAAATGTTTTGACAAACAAGTACACTGCGTGCCTCCTGAAGCAGAAATTAGGATGTAGCGTAAGCCTTTATTTGAAGGCAATTGAATTTACGAAGAGCAACAGACAGCAAACAGATAAAACTCATGTTCAATAGCATTTCCAGTGGGAAGGACACAGGATTAACAATATATGGATCATTCTATTATTCTGATATTGACTGGGAAAAAAGACAATACGAACCACAAAGACTGACTGAAGTTATCCTCATTTATGTTAAGTACCGCTAAGGGAcacccaaccaaaaccaggcCTGCAGTGTACATTCTTAGTAAAAAAACATATTAGCTACAAAGCTCCTGCTCTTAATGGATGCAACAAACACAAGACAGGagggaaaatggaaatgcaggaaggaaaaatgatgTGGCTAGAGACCAGAACCCGCACTGCTGGTTCCCAGTTAATGGTCTTTCCACGAGACCCCGTTACCATGCACACACCTTCGGAAAGGGCTGGAGCAAAGATGTccccaggaaaaacaaattataCTGATACTCACATATTTCCAACCCAGTGTGGTTTTGCAGTTTTCACAGTAAATATCTGCAACCGCATGTAATCCTGTTAATAACACCCGCTCCTCTGCAGGGCCACAACCCACATTAACTCTGGGGAAAAAGGAGAGATGCTCCCTATTAGTGTGTCTTTCCACATCAAGATGCTGCAATGAAGCTGACAGCGATTTTATTGCagtatttaaaaacacaaggaAGAGGTTCAGCATACTGAGTACCGCAGCTGGGCCTGAAACAAAGACCTCTCGCAGTTCCAGAACAGAATGAAAAGGTAAAATAGAATTTTTATGCAACTCACAATTCTATAAAGCTTTGAACAGAAGATTAATAACCTTCTAGTAAATTGCACCAATTATGCATTTGAGaaagaatttcattttgaaattgataaaatggtatttttactGTCCCAAATAGAAACTtgaaaaatgtaactgaaatcAGCAGTTCTTCTGAAAGACATCCCAGCAGTGATCTCAGCAAAACTGTTCTCAGTTATTGGGAAAATTATGCTCAATTTTTATGCTAGTTCTAAAAAGTAAGCGCGTATATAGATATTATTCATTCTCCACATTTACGAAACTTTGTCTCTTTGGTCCAACTACATTCTCTGAGAAGAGAATGACTCATCTGTTAGCTCTTATTTCTCAAtcaaaaaacccaccttttcCTAAGCTGCTTATCTGAAACCTCAACATAAAATCAAATTGGAATCAGTGCTGCTTCCTGCCTCattctccaaatattttcagcaagCTCCCAAGTCTCAGGCAGAGGTTTCCTAAAAGAAGATTAtccttttgtttgcttcttcaTGAGGGTTTTGTTAATTTTATCCTATGAGACGCAGAGATGACACGTCTGAAGTTATACTCACACTGAATTGAAGAGGTATGCTCGTCCTTGGCTTCCTTGAAAGgactgaaaagcaagaaaacaaaattcagttgGCTGGTTGATGGAAAAAAAGGCTAAACCAGGACCCGCAACTGCATTAATGGTAGTTATAGCAACTGTTGGCCAGGGCCTGAGAAACGCACATCGTCACAGCCTCCGAGACGGAAAGAGCAGAGAGTGAAACGTCAGGGGATGAGCCCTGATGAGCAGAGTCTGGTCCAGCACCCACGTCACAAATGGCACTGGCCACCCCCCGGGAACTTACCTGGTATCACCAGCACTGCCGGTGCTGGACAAGCCCAATGTGCTTTTCAAGAGTGAAGCTGTTTTCCCCCTTGTATCCCAGCAATGTCTATTTTTACCCTTTTGGTTCAGTTTATGTATTTCACACTACTGCCTCAACCCTCCCTAATGCAGCCTTGCTGCCAAACGTTGACTGCAATCTCTTT
The Caloenas nicobarica isolate bCalNic1 chromosome 17, bCalNic1.hap1, whole genome shotgun sequence genome window above contains:
- the YPEL2 gene encoding protein yippee-like 2, giving the protein MVKMTRSKTFQAYLPSCHRTYSCIHCRAHLANHDELISKSFQGSQGRAYLFNSVVNVGCGPAEERVLLTGLHAVADIYCENCKTTLGWKYEHAFESSQKYKEGKYIIELAHMIKDNGWD